A genome region from Nycticebus coucang isolate mNycCou1 chromosome 4, mNycCou1.pri, whole genome shotgun sequence includes the following:
- the LOC128584238 gene encoding BEN domain-containing protein 6-like — MLQVLPQAVTQFAELVGMAEALLKGVGTTSTSASTPWRATNNSSPDSFTSTCSNSNSNCSSPVSLKAEEEHQADKKQFKIEKWQIARCNKSKPQKFINDLMQVLYTNEYMATHSLTGTKSCTSRDKAVKPAMNQNEVQEIIGVTKQLFTNMDDVSIRSMIGQKLNNCTKKPNLSKNPNSQDIK, encoded by the coding sequence ATGCTTCAAGTGTTACCACAGGCAGTCACCCAGTTTGCAGAGCTGGTTGGTATGGCAGAAGCCCTGCTTAAAGGTGTAGGAACCACGTCTACGTCTGCATCCACCCCCTGGAGAGCAACAAACAACTCCTCCCCAGATTCATTTACTTCAACATGCAGTAACTCTAATTCTAATTGCAGTTCACCAGTTTCCttgaaggctgaggaagagcaTCAGGCTGATAAGAAGCAGTTCAAGATTGAGAAATGGCAGATTGCCCGTTGTAATAAGAGCAAGCCTCAGAAGTTTATTAATGACTTAATGCAAGTGCTATACACAAATGAATATATGGCCACACACAGCCTGACGGGAACAAAATCCTGTACTTCAAGGGACAAAGCCGTAAAACCAGCTATGAATCAGAATGAAGTTCAAGAAATCATAGGagtaacaaaacaattatttaccAATATGGATGATGTTTCAATTAGGAGTATGATAGGGCAAAAGCTAAACAACTGTACCAAGAAGccaaatttaagcaaaaatcCTAACTCTCAGGATATTAAGTAG